Part of the Haematospirillum jordaniae genome is shown below.
AGCCCGCCAGATTGGGCTTGCACACCTGTCTGAAGCCCCCTTGGATATCACACTCCGTCCGGACCAGGATCAGGCCGTATGGGCCACACGACTAGAGGCAACCATTCTGCCGTTCGGCACTCTGCGGCGTGTCATGGGTGGCAATGTTGCTGACCTGCCGGGATTCGATGAGGGCCAATGGTGGATACAGGATGCAGCCGCCTCGCTGCCCGCACGTTTACTGGGTGATGTCCGTAACAAAACGATCATTGATCTCTGCGCTGCACCGGGCGGCAAGACCATGCAGCTGGCTTCTGCCGGAGCTACAATCACCGCGGTTGACCGATCGGCACGCCGCCTTCGCCGGGTTGCCAGCAACTTGGAACGACTGGGATTGAGCGCAACTCTTGTCGATGCGGATGCAACCCAATGGAAGCCGGATACACTGGTCGATGGTGTGTTGCTAGATGCCCCCTGCTCAGCAACCGGCACGATCCGCCGTCATCCGGACGTTGCCCGCCACAAGCGACCTGATGATGTGCGGAACCTAGTCGCAACGCAAACAGAGCTACTGCGCGCTGCGGTTGACATGGTTCGTCCCGGAGGGCTTGTCGTATACTGCACATGCTCCCTGCAAAAAGCTGAAGGAGAGGAGCTTGTCGCAAGTGCCCTGTCAGCGGGCCTGCCTGTAGAGGGTGTCCCCGTTACTGCCGAAGAGACAGGGGGATTAAGCGCCCTGATCACACCGGAAGGCTGGTTGCGAACCATGCCTGTCCACAACAGTGAGAACGGCGGAATGGATGGATTCTTTGCGGCACGGCTCAGAAAGCTGGAAGCCTGAGATCCTCATAACAGCACTTACAGGACAATACGACCGTCCTTCATAGAGATTGTCCTGTGCGCCCGCTGCGCCTGCCGTTCGTCATGTGTGACCATCACAACCGTTTTGCCGCTGGCGACTATGCCCTGCAGCATATCGAGAATTTGTTCACCATTCTGGCTGTCGAGATTTCCGGTCGGCTCATCAGCCAGAATGATAGTGGGATCCCCCACAAGGGCTCGTGCAATGGCGGCTCTCTGCTGCTGTCCACCCGACAGCTGAGCCGGATAATGCTTTGCCCGGGCCTCCAGCCCCACAGATTTCAGTACGTCCAGACTGCGCTTGCGGCGTTCTGCCTTCCCGACACCCCGATAGACCAACCCCAGCTCCACATTCCGTTCGATACTGAGGTGCGGGATCAGGTTGAATGCCTGGAACACGAACCCGATGTGTTTGCGGCGCAGTTCCGTCAACAAGCTGTCACGTTCTTCGCTAACCGTCGTATTCCCGAACTGGATCGTTCCTTCACTCGGAGTATCTAGCAAACCGAGAATGCTGAGTAAGGTCGATTTCCCCGAGCCTGAAGGCCCCATAATCGAAACAAACTCACCACCATCAATATCAAGGCTTACGTTTGTCAGAGCCCGGGTTTCCATTTCCGACGTCCGATAGGTCTTTCCGACGTTTTCCAATCGTATCACACTGCAAACTCCTAGTTCAGGGTCAGGTTCCGGTAGTTATCGAATCCCTGATAACTTGACGTTATGATGCGTTCCCCCTCGGTGAGACCCTCAAGCACCTCTACGGCGTCAACAGTTCGGCGACCAGCCTTGATAGTCCTTCGGGTAGCGGTTGATCCATCGACAACAAAGACCCAGTTGCCTCCGGTTGTTTCCCAGAACGCCCCCAGCGGAATTGTCAAAATGCTGTCGTTCTGCTGCGCCAGCTCCAGCCGACCGGTGATCGCCTGCCCCCGCGTGACACCCGGGAGGGAAACAGACGAGGCAAAATCAGCCTCAACCTTGAACTTCCCCTCCGTAATACGCGGGGAAATGCGCGTGACGGTCAACACTACATCGGCACCACCAATCGACCCAAGAACCCTCTGTCCAATCCGGACACGGTCAAGGTAAAACTCATCAAGCTGTGCCTCGACCTTGAAACCCTCGTTATTGTCAATCTGTCCTACGGATTGCCCGGCTGTAAGGTGCTGCCCCAAACTGACATCAAGGTGCGTAAGATAGCCCGTAATCGGCGCCCGCAAGGTCAGGGCATCAAGCTGTGACCTGGCAGTATGGATCGTTTCATCAAGACGGCGGGATGTCTCGCTGATGGAACGCTCGATCTCCTCAGCTTGCAACTTGGTACGCTCAAGCGCGCGACTTCGAATTTCAGAAAGAGCTGTCCAGTAGGCAAGATCCTCGCCAAGGCTTTTTTCCTTGGCTGCCGGGCTGACGCCTCTCTCCGACAACTGCTTCTGCATCGTATATGTCCGCTGCAACTGTTCGACCCGGTATGTCGCCTCTTTCAGCTCGGCTTCAGCGTTGCCGAGCGCCTGCGAGAGACTTAACCGGAGCGACATCTGTTGATCGAGATGATTGATCGCGTTGGATTCCTGCGTTGAGATCGACAGCTCCAGCGTTGGATTTGAGGTCCTGACAAGAGGAGCACCAACCTCGACATAATCGCCGGCACGCTGAAAGATCTCTTCAACACGTCCCTCCTGCACAAGGTCGAGATAAACGGTCTCCCGCGGCAAAATGCGGCCTCGCAGGGGAATGAATTCAGTGAAGGGCCCTGTTGTGGCTGTCGCAATCGTCAATCCTTCCGGTGACACCGCAAGGGTCGAGGCGGCCCGGCTTGACAGGACATAGAGAGCCACCAGACCGGCAACAAGCAGCACTGCCGTACCACTGACCATATAGGGCCAACGGCGACGACGCTGGACAGGCCGGTCGGTCGCAAGCAAAACAACCCTGCCCGGGTCTTCGTCCACCAGCTGATCACGCCAGAACAAGAGCCGCATGGTTGACCGCCTACTGTCGCAGTGCTGACGCTGGTTCGGTGCCAGACAGCCGGATTGTGTGGTGCACCATGGCCACCATTCCGATCATCATGACCCCGGTTGCAGATGCCAGAAATGGAGACGGACCCAAGGCGATTCGATGGGTATAACCACTCAACCACGAAAGAGCGATCCCGACCGAAACCGGTATTCCCAGGACGATACCCGCAATGACCGGCATCAAGAACCGCATTGAAAGATAAGCCGTGACATTGCTCCGCGTGGCTCCCAGCGCACGGCGGATACCGACCTCGCGACGCTGCCGGATTGACAGAAGCGATGTCAGTGCATAGACGCCCAAGCACGATGTGGCCATGGCAACAAGACTGAGAGCAAAGAGAGCCTGCTTCGTCTTCTCAAGAGGCCGATAGAGATCGGCAAGTCGGTCGTCCAGAAAACGGCCATTGAGCACGGCGTCGTTACAAATCTCCCGCCAGCGGGCTATGATCTGATCCATCATGGACGCATCCTGCGGATTGTCGAGTGCAATCGCTATAAACCTGCCGTTTCCACCGACGGAGAAGTAGACCATCCGTTCAAGAGGGGCATCAACCGATTTCATGGTCATGTCGGGAACCACCCCCAGAACCTCGAAAGAAACGGGTTCCTCCGACCATGTTGAAACAACTGTGGCACCAATGGCCGATTGCGCGTCCCGGAACCCGAGCGCAGGTAGAGCCGCCTCGCTGAGCACAATGCCCTGCACATCAGCCTGCCCGGCTGTGGGGTCGGCAAACAACCGTCCTGCTATTGGTTCAAGACCAAACGCCTCGAAAAAAGACGAATCTACCGAATTTGACGAAAAACTACTTGGCGCTGCCTGGCCTTGGTTCCTCAGTGACAGCATCGATGTACTGAAGTTCGTTGGCACAATCTCTGACAGAGATACAGAGCGAACGCCCGGAATGCGACGGGCCTCATCGCGAAATGTCGCCAAGGCTGAAGGCGGCAGGCCCGTTGCCCCCGCATCAATGATGAAAACGCCGGTTCCTGCAGCCTGAACACTACTGCGAACGGCAAAAGAGGTCTGCTCGGCGACAACAAGCGAGAGGACAGCGATGATGGTTGTCAGTGAAAACTGTACCACGACGGGAATCGTCTCCCACGTGACCTTTCGCTGCGGCATGTCTTGTTTGAGAGTCTCCACCGGAGACATTCGAGCTGCTGCATTCGCGGGCAGTATGACTGCCATGCCCGCCACAAGAGCAACGACAAGCGGCGGCACCAACAGGACAAGGAAATCGGACATACCCACCAGTACGGTCGCGCCAGACAGACCGGCAACAATCGGGTGCCCAGCCACAATGATTGCAGCAGCGAGCGCCATCGCTGCGATGGTTACCACAGTCCCTTCTCGAAGACTGCCAAAAACAACCTGAAGCCTGGTTGCACCGAACGTCCGACGCACCCCGTATTCAAGGGTTCGCGCCTCGGTACGGGACATCATCAGAACAGAGAAGTTAATACAGACAATCACTGTGATTGTTACGGCAATTGCAGCCAGAATGCCAAGCATCGTCCGGCTTCCTCCCGGCTTCAACTCACCGGCCGGAAAAGAATTCAGGTGAATCTCCGAAACAGGCATCATACCGAGGGCCGGTTTGACAACGGCCATCGCTTCCGGCGGCATGACCGGGGTTATGGCCAGAAGACCGGAAAGCCGGGATGCCATGTCCTTCGCTCCGACGCCATCCCTGAGCCAGAAATAGGTGTAGGCACTACCTTTGCTGGGACTGGCCAAGCGACTTTGCTGGTTCAGAGCCGTAAAGGGGCTTCTGCTGCTTACAAGGATATTCAGGTCAAGATGCGTATTCCGGGGGACCGGATCCAGAACCCCTGTTACCCGCAAGCTGTCGCCTGTATCAAGCTCAAGGACCTGCCCTACGGCATTTATATTCCCGAAGTATTTCTGCGCGGCTTCGCGGGTAAGAACAACACTGCCGGGTGCATCCAGAACAGTTGGACCGGTTCTTTCGCTCAGACCCAGACCAAAAGCATCAAGGAAGTTCGGGTCAACAACCTGGACTGTTTCTGAATACCGTGTTCCATGGCGCGCAATGACCAGTGTTTCACGCGACAGGCGCGTCACATCCTCAACACCGGAAAGTTGCCCGACGGCTTCGGCCAAGCGTAGGCTGACAGAAGGCAGTGGAATTGTTTGGGCACCAGGCGGTGAAATCACCATATGGAGACGATACGCCCGTTCGCTGTTACGGACCCATGTATCATGGGAAAGCTCCGCCCGGATCATCAGAAGGCACAAGCCGACTGCGACAAAACCAACAGCGGTTCCAAAAAAATTCACGACGACCGGAATGATGTCTCGTATCGCACTTAACCCGAAAAACTCACGCACCCGATTTCGCACTCCTGCCCCAAACCCCATAAAGAAATGTCTCTAAATAATTCAGAGCACTCAATTGCCCTATTATCAAAAAATGGCCGTATTGTGACGAGCACAGATATCTCCACTCACAACAGGCTTGCCCCACCACAAAACAGATGAAATCCTTCACCAGTG
Proteins encoded:
- a CDS encoding ABC transporter permease translates to MREFFGLSAIRDIIPVVVNFFGTAVGFVAVGLCLLMIRAELSHDTWVRNSERAYRLHMVISPPGAQTIPLPSVSLRLAEAVGQLSGVEDVTRLSRETLVIARHGTRYSETVQVVDPNFLDAFGLGLSERTGPTVLDAPGSVVLTREAAQKYFGNINAVGQVLELDTGDSLRVTGVLDPVPRNTHLDLNILVSSRSPFTALNQQSRLASPSKGSAYTYFWLRDGVGAKDMASRLSGLLAITPVMPPEAMAVVKPALGMMPVSEIHLNSFPAGELKPGGSRTMLGILAAIAVTITVIVCINFSVLMMSRTEARTLEYGVRRTFGATRLQVVFGSLREGTVVTIAAMALAAAIIVAGHPIVAGLSGATVLVGMSDFLVLLVPPLVVALVAGMAVILPANAAARMSPVETLKQDMPQRKVTWETIPVVVQFSLTTIIAVLSLVVAEQTSFAVRSSVQAAGTGVFIIDAGATGLPPSALATFRDEARRIPGVRSVSLSEIVPTNFSTSMLSLRNQGQAAPSSFSSNSVDSSFFEAFGLEPIAGRLFADPTAGQADVQGIVLSEAALPALGFRDAQSAIGATVVSTWSEEPVSFEVLGVVPDMTMKSVDAPLERMVYFSVGGNGRFIAIALDNPQDASMMDQIIARWREICNDAVLNGRFLDDRLADLYRPLEKTKQALFALSLVAMATSCLGVYALTSLLSIRQRREVGIRRALGATRSNVTAYLSMRFLMPVIAGIVLGIPVSVGIALSWLSGYTHRIALGPSPFLASATGVMMIGMVAMVHHTIRLSGTEPASALRQ
- a CDS encoding ABC transporter ATP-binding protein; this encodes MIRLENVGKTYRTSEMETRALTNVSLDIDGGEFVSIMGPSGSGKSTLLSILGLLDTPSEGTIQFGNTTVSEERDSLLTELRRKHIGFVFQAFNLIPHLSIERNVELGLVYRGVGKAERRKRSLDVLKSVGLEARAKHYPAQLSGGQQQRAAIARALVGDPTIILADEPTGNLDSQNGEQILDMLQGIVASGKTVVMVTHDERQAQRAHRTISMKDGRIVL
- a CDS encoding RsmB/NOP family class I SAM-dependent RNA methyltransferase; amino-acid sequence: MTDLPKNRSVALAVFQAVLRDSRPLDEQADALSQALESRDRAFVRMLVATTLRRLGQIDLVINQCLDKPMPAKLATVRDVLRLGAAQLLFLETPVHAVVDTSVELVKRGRFAPYAGLTNAVLRRISRDGSRISDSVDAPRFNTPKWLWQDWSKTWGEETARQIGLAHLSEAPLDITLRPDQDQAVWATRLEATILPFGTLRRVMGGNVADLPGFDEGQWWIQDAAASLPARLLGDVRNKTIIDLCAAPGGKTMQLASAGATITAVDRSARRLRRVASNLERLGLSATLVDADATQWKPDTLVDGVLLDAPCSATGTIRRHPDVARHKRPDDVRNLVATQTELLRAAVDMVRPGGLVVYCTCSLQKAEGEELVASALSAGLPVEGVPVTAEETGGLSALITPEGWLRTMPVHNSENGGMDGFFAARLRKLEA
- a CDS encoding efflux RND transporter periplasmic adaptor subunit, coding for MRLLFWRDQLVDEDPGRVVLLATDRPVQRRRRWPYMVSGTAVLLVAGLVALYVLSSRAASTLAVSPEGLTIATATTGPFTEFIPLRGRILPRETVYLDLVQEGRVEEIFQRAGDYVEVGAPLVRTSNPTLELSISTQESNAINHLDQQMSLRLSLSQALGNAEAELKEATYRVEQLQRTYTMQKQLSERGVSPAAKEKSLGEDLAYWTALSEIRSRALERTKLQAEEIERSISETSRRLDETIHTARSQLDALTLRAPITGYLTHLDVSLGQHLTAGQSVGQIDNNEGFKVEAQLDEFYLDRVRIGQRVLGSIGGADVVLTVTRISPRITEGKFKVEADFASSVSLPGVTRGQAITGRLELAQQNDSILTIPLGAFWETTGGNWVFVVDGSTATRRTIKAGRRTVDAVEVLEGLTEGERIITSSYQGFDNYRNLTLN